One part of the Alistipes onderdonkii genome encodes these proteins:
- a CDS encoding 4-alpha-glucanotransferase, translating into MKLLISIEYRTRWGEQLVMRIGKRRIALQYADGGIWTGAIDRYTQRDDTEYRYEIERDGTCIRSEWRPHTLRLPSREGVRTLRIRDRWQEMPSDTPFYSSAFTRGIFGRGKIGNPKKAAGNITLRVVLPTLRPDETLAVAGSGRELGDWKRIVPMDDSRFPEWELTLHTAHRFEYKFLIADRKTLTPILWEEGANRTWGELPGAGEHALDAAAYPRFPERRWRGAGTAIPVFSLRTEEDFGVGEFYDLKRLIDWAAATGQRVIQVLPINDTTMTGTWEDSYPYNANSTFALHPQFIRLPAAGVVEDDEYRTLRNELNALPEIDYERVNRHKLRLLRRAFERHGTRTAARRDYKDFIAANRHWLIPYAAFCTLRDETGTPDFTRWGGFARYDRKAVDAYCRSHSRDIAFHCYVQYHLHTQLSEVCAYARDHGIVLKGDLPIGISRTSVDAWLYPHLFHMDSQAGAPPDAFSAVGQNWGFPTYNWERMARDGYAWWRARMAKMAEYFDAFRIDHILGFFRIWEIPTHAVHGLLGYFNPALPYSADELRGMGFDTQDGRYTTPAPDGHMLGELFGDLAGEVRATCMKEGRLLPAYATQRKVAARFPGDDERQTRLREGLMALLDDVLFIEDPRRKGYFHPRIAPHSTHAYRRLDGERRAAFDRLYTDFFYHRHNRFWQESALRKLPVLLSATEMLTCGEDLGMIPDSVPETMHELQILSFEIQRMPKTPGELFADPAHYPYFSVCTTSTHDMNPLRAWWEEDRELTARFYHEALGIGGDVPYFCEPWICRRILDMHLNSPAMLTILPLQDWFSTDGELRYPDPAKERINVPAVARYYWRYRMHLPLEKLLHKETFNESLHDMIACSGRR; encoded by the coding sequence ATGAAACTCCTGATCAGCATCGAATACCGTACCCGCTGGGGCGAACAGCTCGTCATGCGGATCGGCAAACGGCGCATTGCGCTGCAATACGCCGACGGAGGCATCTGGACAGGCGCCATCGACCGCTATACCCAGAGGGATGATACCGAATACCGCTATGAAATCGAACGCGACGGCACATGCATCCGCAGCGAATGGCGGCCGCACACGCTGCGGCTCCCGTCCCGGGAGGGGGTGCGCACGCTGCGCATCCGCGACCGCTGGCAGGAGATGCCCTCCGACACGCCGTTCTACTCCTCGGCATTCACCCGGGGCATCTTCGGCCGCGGAAAAATCGGCAATCCGAAGAAAGCGGCCGGCAACATCACGCTGCGCGTCGTGCTGCCCACCCTGCGGCCGGACGAAACGCTCGCCGTCGCCGGCAGCGGCCGTGAACTGGGCGACTGGAAACGGATCGTCCCGATGGACGACAGCCGCTTCCCGGAATGGGAACTCACGCTGCATACCGCACACCGGTTCGAATACAAATTCCTGATCGCCGACCGCAAGACCCTCACCCCCATCCTGTGGGAGGAGGGTGCCAACCGCACCTGGGGCGAGCTGCCCGGCGCCGGCGAACACGCCCTCGACGCCGCGGCGTACCCGCGGTTCCCCGAGCGCAGGTGGCGGGGCGCCGGGACGGCGATCCCGGTCTTCTCGCTCCGTACGGAAGAGGATTTCGGCGTCGGCGAGTTCTACGACCTGAAACGGCTCATCGACTGGGCGGCCGCCACCGGGCAGCGCGTCATCCAGGTACTGCCGATCAACGATACCACCATGACCGGCACATGGGAAGACTCCTACCCCTACAACGCCAATTCGACCTTCGCCCTGCACCCGCAGTTCATCCGGCTGCCGGCCGCGGGCGTCGTGGAGGACGACGAGTACCGCACCCTGCGCAACGAACTGAACGCCCTCCCCGAAATAGACTACGAACGGGTTAACCGACACAAACTGCGGCTGCTCCGCCGGGCGTTCGAACGCCACGGAACCCGCACTGCAGCACGCCGCGACTACAAGGACTTCATCGCCGCCAACAGACACTGGCTCATCCCCTATGCCGCCTTCTGCACGCTGCGCGACGAAACGGGCACGCCCGACTTTACCCGCTGGGGCGGCTTCGCCCGCTATGACCGCAAAGCCGTCGACGCCTACTGCCGCAGCCATAGCCGCGACATCGCATTCCACTGCTATGTCCAATACCACCTGCATACGCAGTTGTCCGAGGTCTGCGCCTACGCCCGCGACCACGGCATCGTCCTCAAGGGCGACCTGCCCATCGGCATCAGCCGCACGAGCGTCGACGCATGGCTCTACCCGCACCTGTTCCACATGGACTCGCAGGCCGGGGCTCCGCCCGACGCATTCTCGGCCGTCGGGCAGAACTGGGGATTCCCGACTTACAACTGGGAACGTATGGCACGCGACGGCTACGCCTGGTGGCGGGCACGCATGGCCAAGATGGCCGAATACTTCGACGCCTTCCGCATCGACCACATCCTCGGGTTCTTCCGCATCTGGGAGATTCCCACGCATGCCGTACACGGGTTACTGGGCTATTTCAACCCCGCCCTGCCCTATTCCGCAGATGAACTGCGCGGCATGGGCTTCGACACGCAGGACGGACGCTACACCACCCCGGCGCCCGACGGACACATGCTCGGGGAACTGTTCGGCGACCTGGCCGGCGAAGTCCGCGCCACCTGCATGAAGGAGGGGCGGTTACTGCCCGCCTATGCCACCCAGCGCAAGGTCGCAGCCCGCTTCCCGGGCGACGACGAACGCCAGACCCGGCTGCGGGAAGGGCTCATGGCATTGCTCGACGACGTGCTCTTCATCGAAGACCCGCGCCGCAAGGGCTATTTCCACCCCCGCATCGCCCCCCACTCGACGCACGCCTACCGCCGGCTCGACGGAGAGCGCCGTGCAGCTTTCGACCGGCTCTATACCGACTTCTTCTACCACCGGCACAACCGTTTCTGGCAGGAATCCGCCCTGCGCAAGCTCCCGGTGCTCCTCTCGGCGACCGAGATGCTGACCTGCGGCGAAGACCTGGGCATGATTCCCGACAGCGTCCCCGAGACGATGCACGAACTGCAAATCCTCTCGTTCGAAATCCAGCGCATGCCCAAGACGCCGGGGGAACTCTTCGCCGACCCGGCGCACTACCCCTATTTCTCGGTCTGCACCACTTCGACGCACGACATGAACCCGCTGCGGGCATGGTGGGAGGAAGACCGCGAACTCACGGCGCGCTTCTACCACGAAGCACTCGGCATCGGGGGCGACGTTCCCTATTTCTGCGAGCCGTGGATATGCCGGCGCATCCTCGACATGCACCTCAATTCCCCGGCGATGCTCACCATCCTGCCGTTGCAGGACTGGTTCTCGACCGACGGGGAACTGCGCTACCCCGACCCGGCCAAGGAACGCATCAACGTCCCGGCCGTCGCCCGATACTACTGGCGTTACCGGATGCACCTCCCGCTCGAGAAACTGCTGCACAAGGAGACTTTCAACGAGTCGCTGCACGACATGATCGCCTGCAGCGGGCGCCGCTGA
- a CDS encoding LytR/AlgR family response regulator transcription factor: MNVLIVEDEMMAQANLARALTQHFPDVRIVGTTGSVRETVLWLRTPGNSADVIFMDVELSDGDCFEIFRQADVTARVIMTTAYDNYAVRAFEVNSIDYLLKPIDLAALRRAVERCRVRSGGIDPDVLLNAIRSPREYKQRYVVRFNDRIVPVQTTDIAYFYSEEKNTYLVTNDNNRYIMDQSLDVLSDELDPGRFFRISRSCIIAMPAIVSIVKYLGNRLKITARPRPEFEMVVSRSRVDDFLKWLEGNG, encoded by the coding sequence ATGAACGTACTGATCGTAGAAGACGAAATGATGGCCCAGGCAAACCTGGCGCGAGCGCTGACCCAGCATTTTCCCGACGTACGGATCGTCGGGACGACCGGCTCGGTCAGGGAGACGGTGCTCTGGCTGCGCACGCCGGGGAACAGTGCCGATGTGATTTTCATGGACGTGGAGCTCTCCGACGGGGATTGCTTCGAGATATTCCGCCAGGCGGACGTAACGGCGCGGGTCATCATGACCACCGCATATGACAATTACGCCGTGCGGGCGTTCGAGGTCAACAGCATCGACTACCTGCTCAAACCGATCGACCTCGCGGCGCTGCGGCGTGCCGTGGAACGTTGCCGTGTGCGGAGCGGGGGCATCGACCCCGACGTATTGCTGAACGCAATCCGCAGCCCGCGCGAATACAAACAGCGCTATGTCGTGCGTTTCAACGACCGGATCGTCCCGGTGCAGACCACCGACATCGCCTATTTCTACTCGGAAGAGAAAAACACCTACCTTGTCACGAACGACAACAACCGCTACATCATGGATCAGTCGCTCGACGTCCTTTCGGACGAACTGGATCCCGGGCGGTTTTTCCGCATATCGCGCAGTTGCATCATCGCCATGCCGGCGATCGTCAGCATCGTGAAATACCTGGGCAACCGGCTGAAGATCACGGCACGTCCGCGTCCGGAGTTCGAGATGGTGGTGAGCCGGTCGCGGGTCGACGACTTCCTGAAGTGGCTGGAGGGGAATGGCTGA
- a CDS encoding SusC/RagA family TonB-linked outer membrane protein — translation MPILGATVVEKGTTNGVSTGIDGDYAIRAAGPESVIEVSYVGYKTVSLVASSSLLAHLTLEEDAMGIDDVVVIGYGSVKKNDMTGSVVAIKAEEFNRGAVVSTQDMLKGKVPGVHIIPGDGGPGSSATIRVRGAASLNASNDPLIVIDGVPIAVDGGKGMANPLETINPNDIESFTVLKDASAAAIYGSRASNGVILVTTKKGRGNTPRVSYSGSVSVQTNSDELPVMSPGEFRTYIDQVYPAGTTTGDKVQSMLGDKNTNWQDLVFRTAISHDHNVSLIGNINDRMPYRASVGYTNQQGTLETSKYERGTLDLSLSPNFFDKHLTVNLNAKGVITSQRYASGGVVGSAAFFNPTIDPYFRNDDGSIDYTTTNGYWNYGSGRGEDFTPNTLLGAGPLSQLYDRDNTARAKRFIGNAQIDYKVHGFEALRFNLNLGLDVSSAKTYDGVNPGSFQAYTDTEARGWGQYSWTTNFRRNQLLEFYANFNKEWGIHHLDVMAGYSWQHFYSSDHSVSYFNETHEQKGEDSRYPFNRQENYLLSFYGRLNYSIASKYLFTFTLRDDASSRFSKDTRWGLFPSGAFAWNIAEENFLKDSRAVSALKLRVGVGQTGQQEIGSNYPYLARYYMSTDVYKTYYMGSAGHMFYLTPGAYDPNIKWETTTTYNVGLDFGFLGGRINGSVDWYLRQTDDLLNSVITPMGSNFGNTVLTNIGSMENKGVEFNLNFIPVQTKDWNLTVGFNGTFQHTEFTKLNNTDDPDYNIQTGSITKGTGNLLQIHKVGYAPYTFYCFQQVYDQDGNPIQNALVDRDKDGKITQADRYVTDKSPNPDFFYGISLKLSYKNWDFGFNGHGSAGNWVFNDFASANSTSNIDINAGNLPNFARLVKKTGFTKANSGEQWYSDMFLENASFFRMDDINLGYTFNKIGNWKGSMRVAFGVQNVFVITDYSGVDPEIPGVNGIDGSIWPRPRTYSLRLNVNF, via the coding sequence ATGCCGATCCTGGGCGCTACCGTCGTCGAAAAGGGCACGACCAACGGCGTCTCGACGGGCATCGACGGCGACTATGCCATCCGCGCCGCCGGCCCCGAATCGGTCATCGAAGTCAGCTATGTCGGTTACAAGACCGTCAGCCTGGTGGCCAGTTCGTCGCTGCTGGCACACCTCACGCTCGAAGAGGATGCCATGGGCATCGACGACGTGGTGGTGATCGGCTACGGTTCGGTCAAGAAGAACGACATGACCGGTTCGGTCGTGGCAATCAAGGCCGAAGAGTTCAACCGCGGAGCCGTGGTCTCCACGCAGGACATGCTCAAGGGCAAGGTTCCGGGCGTACACATCATCCCCGGCGACGGCGGCCCCGGATCGAGCGCCACCATCCGCGTGCGCGGTGCGGCTTCGCTCAACGCCTCGAACGACCCGCTGATCGTGATCGACGGGGTACCCATCGCAGTCGACGGCGGCAAGGGTATGGCCAACCCGCTGGAGACGATCAACCCCAACGACATCGAATCCTTCACCGTGCTCAAGGACGCTTCGGCGGCGGCCATCTACGGTTCGCGTGCTTCGAACGGCGTCATCCTCGTCACCACCAAGAAGGGGCGCGGCAACACGCCCCGCGTATCGTACAGCGGCAGCGTGAGCGTCCAGACCAACTCCGACGAGCTGCCCGTGATGTCCCCCGGCGAGTTCCGCACCTACATCGACCAGGTGTATCCCGCAGGTACGACCACGGGCGACAAGGTACAGTCGATGCTCGGCGACAAGAACACCAACTGGCAGGACTTGGTCTTCCGCACCGCCATTTCGCATGACCACAACGTCAGCCTGATCGGCAACATCAACGATAGGATGCCCTACCGTGCATCGGTGGGCTACACCAACCAGCAGGGTACGCTCGAAACGTCGAAATACGAACGCGGGACGCTCGACCTGAGCCTCTCGCCCAACTTCTTCGACAAGCACCTCACGGTCAACCTCAACGCCAAGGGCGTCATCACGTCGCAGCGCTACGCCTCGGGCGGCGTGGTGGGTTCGGCGGCCTTCTTCAACCCCACGATCGACCCCTATTTCCGCAACGACGACGGTTCGATCGACTACACGACCACCAACGGATACTGGAACTACGGATCGGGCCGCGGCGAGGACTTCACGCCCAACACCCTGCTGGGCGCAGGCCCGCTCTCGCAGCTCTACGACCGCGACAATACGGCGCGTGCCAAGCGTTTCATCGGCAACGCCCAGATCGACTATAAGGTTCACGGCTTCGAAGCGCTGCGTTTCAACCTCAACCTCGGCCTCGACGTATCGAGCGCCAAGACCTACGACGGCGTGAACCCCGGCTCGTTCCAGGCATACACCGACACCGAGGCCCGCGGCTGGGGACAGTATTCGTGGACGACGAACTTCCGCCGCAACCAGCTGCTCGAATTCTACGCCAACTTCAACAAGGAGTGGGGCATCCACCACCTCGACGTGATGGCCGGTTATTCGTGGCAGCATTTCTACAGCTCCGACCACTCGGTATCCTATTTCAACGAGACGCACGAGCAGAAGGGCGAGGATTCGCGCTACCCGTTCAACCGCCAGGAGAACTACCTGCTCTCGTTCTACGGACGCCTGAACTATTCGATCGCCTCGAAATACCTCTTCACCTTCACGCTGCGCGACGACGCCTCTTCGCGTTTCTCGAAGGATACCCGCTGGGGCCTCTTCCCTTCGGGCGCCTTTGCGTGGAACATCGCCGAGGAGAATTTCCTGAAGGATTCGCGTGCCGTCTCGGCCCTCAAGCTGCGCGTCGGCGTCGGACAGACCGGCCAGCAGGAGATCGGTTCCAACTACCCCTACCTGGCGCGTTACTACATGTCGACCGACGTCTACAAGACCTACTACATGGGCAGCGCCGGCCACATGTTCTACCTCACGCCGGGCGCCTACGACCCCAACATCAAATGGGAGACCACGACGACCTACAACGTCGGACTCGACTTCGGGTTCCTCGGCGGCCGCATCAACGGTAGCGTCGACTGGTACCTGCGCCAGACGGACGACCTTCTGAACAGCGTCATCACCCCCATGGGCTCGAACTTCGGCAACACGGTGCTCACCAACATTGGCTCGATGGAGAACAAGGGCGTGGAATTCAACCTGAATTTCATCCCCGTGCAGACCAAGGACTGGAACCTCACGGTCGGCTTCAACGGCACGTTCCAACACACCGAGTTCACCAAGCTCAACAACACCGACGACCCCGACTACAACATCCAGACGGGAAGCATCACCAAGGGCACGGGTAACCTGCTCCAGATCCACAAGGTAGGCTATGCGCCCTACACTTTCTACTGTTTCCAGCAGGTATACGACCAGGACGGCAATCCGATCCAGAACGCGCTGGTCGACCGTGACAAGGACGGCAAGATCACACAGGCCGACCGTTACGTGACCGACAAGAGCCCCAACCCCGACTTCTTCTACGGCATCAGCCTCAAGCTGAGCTACAAGAACTGGGACTTCGGCTTCAACGGCCACGGTTCGGCGGGCAACTGGGTCTTCAACGACTTCGCCTCGGCCAACTCGACGTCCAACATCGACATCAACGCCGGCAACCTGCCCAACTTCGCACGGCTGGTCAAGAAGACCGGCTTTACGAAGGCCAACAGCGGCGAGCAGTGGTATTCGGACATGTTCCTCGAAAACGCCTCGTTCTTCCGCATGGACGACATCAACCTCGGCTACACGTTCAACAAGATCGGCAACTGGAAGGGCTCGATGCGCGTCGCCTTCGGCGTGCAGAACGTATTCGTCATCACCGATTACAGCGGCGTAGACCCCGAAATACCGGGCGTCAACGGCATCGACGGCTCGATATGGCCACGCCCGCGCACCTATTCGCTGCGTCTGAATGTAAACTTCTAA
- a CDS encoding sensor histidine kinase, whose protein sequence is MRSLKVSGIIHLFAVLHAVVALSCHLAGINDELVLTLLTIVLIVLICLKRGLNVEFTAASVIVVNVIGYLLGTGGAQLIELLLHAPPVVHAVSTFITTEILGWSIVWFTKLFRRGDDTASRSSAWTPRIGLLLLAVGVIFVLRLAYVELFASPSFSTDRLYHMADLLASNSAALIILLCVNIIYVRHTRRRETRHGLIAEIAAFLLFVLLTSACVALITGLHLPFAFDRSFSAREFLQLWIVTLLVEVTLYSVVFMVDYALVARAVLRAERGKAHQAQFRYMKLKQQVNPHFLFNSLNILDCLVCEQRTEQASAYIHKLAGIYRYMLQNEEETLVRLREEMAFVGMYVDLLQVRFPEGFRVETDIPDEAMNRHVLPCSVQLLIENAIKHNSVGADRPLVIRIVAGAGAVTVSNNLQLKVSGTTSTRVGLNYIRQQYLDLSGIPIGIRRTDTEYCVTLPLL, encoded by the coding sequence ATGCGATCGCTCAAAGTGTCCGGAATTATCCACCTGTTCGCCGTGCTCCATGCCGTGGTCGCCCTTTCATGCCATCTGGCGGGGATCAACGACGAGTTGGTGCTGACGCTGCTGACGATCGTGCTGATCGTGCTGATCTGCCTCAAACGCGGCCTGAACGTGGAGTTCACCGCTGCCAGCGTGATCGTCGTCAACGTGATCGGCTACCTACTGGGTACGGGCGGTGCGCAGCTGATCGAGCTGTTATTGCACGCCCCGCCCGTGGTGCATGCCGTCTCGACCTTCATAACCACCGAGATTCTGGGCTGGAGCATCGTGTGGTTCACCAAGTTGTTCCGCCGCGGCGACGACACGGCGAGCCGCTCCTCGGCCTGGACGCCCCGCATCGGGTTGCTGCTGCTGGCCGTGGGGGTGATTTTCGTGCTGAGGCTGGCCTATGTCGAGCTTTTCGCCTCGCCCTCCTTTTCCACAGACCGCCTCTACCACATGGCCGACTTGCTGGCTTCCAATTCCGCGGCACTGATTATCCTGCTGTGCGTCAATATCATCTATGTCCGGCATACGCGCAGGCGTGAAACCCGGCACGGTCTGATCGCCGAAATCGCGGCGTTCCTCCTGTTCGTGCTGCTCACGTCGGCCTGCGTGGCGCTCATTACGGGGTTGCACCTGCCGTTCGCCTTCGACCGCTCGTTCTCCGCACGGGAGTTCCTGCAACTGTGGATCGTCACCCTGCTGGTCGAGGTGACCCTCTATTCGGTCGTATTTATGGTTGATTACGCCCTGGTCGCACGTGCCGTGCTGCGTGCCGAGCGCGGCAAGGCGCACCAGGCGCAGTTCCGTTACATGAAACTCAAACAGCAGGTCAACCCCCATTTCCTGTTCAACTCGCTCAATATTCTCGACTGCCTGGTCTGCGAGCAGCGCACGGAGCAGGCCAGCGCCTACATCCATAAACTGGCGGGCATCTACCGTTACATGCTCCAGAACGAGGAGGAGACGCTCGTGCGCCTGCGCGAGGAGATGGCTTTCGTGGGGATGTACGTCGACTTGTTGCAGGTGCGTTTTCCCGAGGGGTTTCGCGTGGAGACCGACATTCCGGACGAGGCCATGAACCGCCATGTCCTGCCCTGCTCGGTGCAGCTGCTGATCGAAAACGCCATCAAGCATAACTCGGTGGGGGCCGACCGGCCGCTGGTGATCCGCATCGTCGCCGGGGCCGGAGCCGTGACGGTGTCGAACAACCTTCAGCTGAAAGTGTCCGGCACTACCTCGACCCGTGTGGGGCTGAACTACATCCGCCAGCAATACCTCGACCTGTCGGGCATCCCGATCGGGATACGCCGTACCGATACCGAATATTGTGTCACCTTACCGTTGCTGTAA
- a CDS encoding MFS transporter gives MTKPKLSFWQIWNLSFGFLGVQIGYSLQNSNTSSIFESLGADVSHLSYFWLAAPLAGMIVQPIVGLFSDGTWTRWGRRIPYILGGSLISALALVLMPNCPKLLAFAPLAMGAFILLFMDLSFNVTMQPFRALVADMLDDSQKTQGYVVQTFLINLGAVVGAILPLVMTWLGVSDEAAPGHVSPHIAYSYYAGGAILLLTVLVTSFKTREYPPGEFARYNNLSEEDAKPVSFAGLMRNVPGVMVRLGVTQFFSWAALFLMWTYLKPAITGVVTDHATGEVLSAGATQTWVGVLNGTYPIPACIAALFLGRVAARYGNKPVYAACLLAGALGLAGLCLLHDQYALMLPMVGIGIAWAGILAMPYAILSRAVEPRRMGVYMGIFNFTITVPQIVIGLTGGAIVKYCFASDAADMLALAGVFMLLAAVSVFLVKEHKAQ, from the coding sequence ATGACCAAACCTAAACTCTCATTTTGGCAGATTTGGAACCTCAGCTTCGGCTTCCTCGGCGTGCAGATCGGATATTCGCTCCAGAATTCCAACACGTCGAGCATCTTCGAATCGCTGGGGGCAGATGTCAGCCACCTGAGCTACTTCTGGCTGGCGGCACCGCTGGCCGGCATGATCGTCCAGCCCATCGTGGGGCTCTTTTCCGACGGCACCTGGACGCGCTGGGGCCGCCGCATCCCCTACATCCTGGGCGGGTCGCTGATCTCGGCGCTGGCGCTGGTGCTCATGCCCAACTGCCCCAAACTGCTCGCCTTCGCCCCACTCGCCATGGGGGCTTTCATCCTGCTGTTCATGGATTTGTCGTTCAACGTCACAATGCAGCCCTTCCGGGCGCTGGTGGCCGACATGCTCGACGATTCGCAGAAGACACAGGGCTACGTGGTACAAACCTTCCTGATAAACCTCGGTGCGGTCGTCGGCGCTATCCTGCCGCTCGTCATGACATGGCTCGGCGTGTCGGACGAGGCCGCTCCGGGGCATGTTTCGCCGCACATCGCCTACTCCTACTATGCCGGGGGCGCAATCCTGCTGCTCACGGTGCTCGTCACCTCGTTCAAGACGCGGGAATATCCGCCCGGGGAGTTCGCCCGCTACAACAACCTCTCCGAGGAGGACGCCAAACCGGTGAGCTTCGCCGGCCTCATGCGCAACGTCCCCGGCGTGATGGTGCGGCTGGGCGTCACGCAGTTCTTCTCGTGGGCGGCGCTCTTCCTGATGTGGACTTACCTCAAACCCGCCATCACGGGTGTAGTCACCGACCATGCCACGGGCGAAGTGCTCTCGGCCGGCGCCACGCAGACATGGGTCGGCGTGCTCAACGGCACCTACCCCATCCCCGCCTGCATCGCCGCCCTGTTCCTCGGGCGCGTCGCCGCGCGCTACGGCAACAAACCCGTCTACGCGGCCTGCCTGCTCGCCGGGGCGCTGGGCTTAGCGGGGTTGTGCCTGCTGCACGACCAGTACGCGCTGATGCTCCCGATGGTGGGGATCGGCATCGCCTGGGCGGGCATCCTCGCCATGCCCTACGCCATCCTGTCGCGCGCAGTCGAGCCACGCCGCATGGGCGTATACATGGGTATCTTCAATTTCACGATCACCGTCCCCCAGATCGTCATCGGACTGACCGGCGGTGCCATCGTCAAGTACTGCTTCGCCTCCGACGCGGCCGACATGCTGGCGCTCGCCGGGGTCTTCATGCTGCTGGCCGCCGTGTCGGTCTTCCTGGTCAAAGAACACAAGGCCCAATGA
- a CDS encoding RagB/SusD family nutrient uptake outer membrane protein, which translates to MKIDIKHFALAAAGATMLLTSCIGDLDTLPLNPSDSTSETVYGKDENGYLAGLTKLYFNFVSNDTTDLQVSDGGASELIRAFWTIQEVTADACKCAWENDAWVRAMNTDTWSDADNDATYAVYVRTLQGIAYVNEYLRQTASDKLSDRGVSSELAARIQSFRAEARFLRAYFYWIALDVFGDVPFTTETSPFGGGVNPKQASRKDVFDYCISELTDLASDESAMPAARSNYPRADKGAVNGLLARMYLNAEVYAGTPMWTEAKSACEAIFGMGYSLCPEYSDLFRGDNGENADALKEIIFGVAYDAEQTQSYGGTSYLTLAAIAATDVTAEQKINGVNNGWAGIRVPYEYVQKYFNARNADYTTGEYTVSDKRGGMFYIKGRQESMNDALYVFLNGWTCLKFNNIPHNMTNDEFLATAASKAYSDIDFPMIRLGEIYLIYAEACMNLGQANTALPKLQELSNRAGVSAPSSVTADYLLEERARELMWEGHRRTDLIRYGKFTTPSFLWTYKGGTFTGQGFDDYMKIFAIPSSELASNPELHQNPGYGNATDK; encoded by the coding sequence ATGAAAATCGACATAAAACATTTCGCCTTGGCGGCGGCAGGCGCAACGATGCTGCTCACTTCGTGCATCGGGGATCTCGACACCCTGCCCCTCAACCCGTCCGACTCGACCTCGGAGACCGTCTACGGGAAAGACGAGAACGGCTACCTGGCCGGGCTCACCAAACTCTATTTCAATTTCGTCTCGAACGACACCACCGACCTGCAGGTCAGCGACGGCGGCGCCTCGGAGCTCATCCGCGCATTCTGGACGATCCAGGAGGTTACGGCCGACGCCTGCAAATGCGCCTGGGAGAACGACGCCTGGGTACGCGCCATGAATACCGACACGTGGTCCGACGCCGACAACGACGCGACCTACGCCGTCTACGTACGTACGTTGCAGGGCATCGCCTACGTGAACGAGTACCTGCGCCAGACCGCCTCGGACAAACTCTCCGACCGCGGCGTGAGCAGCGAACTGGCCGCCAGGATCCAGAGCTTCCGCGCCGAGGCCCGTTTCCTGCGCGCCTATTTCTACTGGATCGCCCTCGACGTGTTCGGCGACGTGCCGTTCACGACCGAGACCTCGCCCTTCGGCGGCGGTGTGAACCCCAAACAGGCCTCGCGCAAGGATGTCTTCGACTACTGCATCTCGGAGCTGACCGACCTGGCTTCGGACGAAAGCGCGATGCCTGCCGCACGCTCGAACTACCCGCGTGCCGACAAGGGTGCGGTCAACGGCCTGCTGGCCCGCATGTACCTCAATGCCGAGGTTTATGCCGGCACCCCGATGTGGACGGAGGCCAAATCCGCCTGCGAAGCGATCTTCGGCATGGGCTACTCGCTCTGCCCGGAGTATTCCGACCTCTTCCGCGGCGACAACGGCGAGAACGCCGACGCCCTGAAGGAGATCATCTTCGGCGTGGCATACGACGCCGAGCAGACGCAGTCCTACGGCGGCACGTCGTACCTGACGCTGGCAGCCATCGCCGCCACCGACGTGACGGCCGAACAGAAGATCAACGGCGTGAACAACGGCTGGGCCGGCATCCGCGTACCCTACGAATACGTGCAGAAATATTTCAACGCCCGCAACGCGGACTACACCACGGGCGAATATACGGTCAGTGACAAACGCGGCGGAATGTTCTACATCAAAGGCCGCCAGGAGTCGATGAACGATGCGCTCTATGTCTTCCTCAACGGGTGGACTTGCCTCAAATTCAACAACATCCCCCACAACATGACCAACGACGAATTCCTTGCCACGGCTGCATCGAAGGCATACAGCGACATCGACTTCCCGATGATCCGCCTGGGCGAGATCTACCTGATCTACGCCGAGGCCTGCATGAACCTGGGACAGGCCAACACCGCGCTGCCGAAACTCCAGGAGCTGAGCAACCGTGCCGGGGTATCGGCCCCCTCGTCGGTCACGGCCGACTACCTACTCGAGGAGCGTGCCCGCGAGCTGATGTGGGAGGGGCACCGCCGCACCGACCTGATCCGCTACGGCAAGTTCACCACCCCGTCGTTCCTCTGGACATACAAGGGCGGCACCTTCACCGGACAGGGGTTCGATGATTACATGAAAATCTTTGCCATCCCTTCGTCGGAGCTCGCTTCCAACCCCGAACTGCACCAGAATCCCGGCTACGGAAACGCAACCGATAAATAA